CGGCCACGGCCGAGCCGGAGTGACCCTGACCTTGCTTCCCAAGACGGGCGCGAGCCGCGCCGATGCGGAGCAGGCGCTTGGCGAGATTCTGGATCGCTTCTGGCCGGCGAGTTGACCGGACATGGATCCGTCTCACCCGCCTTCGGTGGTGCTGAGCCCCAGGCGTGCGAGGCGCTCGTCGATCGCACGCATCTCGGCATCGAAGTCGGACAGCACCGCATCGAGCGGCGGCCTCGGCGGGGGAGGGGCGAGCGGACGCCCCCGGCGGGCCGGCACGAAGCCGAAGGACTGGGCAAGGTCCGGGGGGAGGTAGGCACGCCAGCTCTGGCGCCCGCTCACCTCGACAAGCAGGCCGGAGGCTGCGGCGCGCGCCAGCAGCTTGCCGGCTCCGGAGATGGTCAGCCGAAGCCGGATCGCCACGGCACGGGGGCTCAGCACCGGCTGGACCTGGGCGAGCGCGAGGACCCGCAAGAGCGAGCCAGGCCGGCGCGCGCGCGATAGGGCATCGGCCGCGCGCAGGCGGTCTTCTTCGATCGCCTTGAGCCGCTGCAGGCCGGTTTCGGCGGCGCGGCGCAGCTGCTTCAGGTAACGCCTCACGATCGCCTCACGATCGCCGGGCTGCAGCCGCAGTGCTTTGTCGGCGCATACCAGATTGGGCAGCGTGTTGCGTGTCGCGCCAAGCTCGTTGAGGAGCATCGGCATCGCGAGCCAGGGGGCGCTGGTGCGATCGGCCCGCGCGTGGCGGGCGGTCAGCTCGAGCGCGCGCAACAGCACCGGCCTTGTGCCCCAGTCGGAAGGGGGATCGAACGTGAAGGGCAGGGCCTCCCGCCAGTGGCGACGGGGGGTCACGCGAAGGTTCGCTTGCCATTCTGTGAGCTGGGACAGGTCGTCGCCGACGGTCGGCTGCCGCGTCCGGGAGGGCAAGGGAAGCCCGCAGGCCTGGCCGAAAATGTCGATTTCGTCGATTTCTGCTCCTTGTCCATGCAGCGCTTCGGCATAGCCGCTCCACGCGGCCCGGCGCACCCAGGCGGATCGGCAGCTCGTGGCGGAAATCCATGCATCCAGGCTGGCGACGGCGGCTGCTGTGGTCTCGAGTTCGTGCGCGAGCGAGCCCGTCCAGCTGGGTATCGAAAGATCGGGAACGGGTACGGCCATCGGGCAGATAGTAGACGCAAGGGCAGTGTTTGGTCTAGCGTGTCGGTACGCACAGTGTTGATAATGGACCCTTATCAACACCCCATTGTTGAAGCTTCTATATGCCGGTAAGGATTAGGAGCCGGCTGTCCGTACGCCGGCGGGCCTCGACACCGGGGCGTAACAGGGAAGACGAGGCGTGTACGAGCATCTGAGTGACCTTGCGCAGCGGCTCGGCCGCCACATGGCCGAGCATAGCGCCAAGGGTTTGCCGACGCACTTCGACGATGCGTTGCTCGAGGCGTTCCCGGGCGAGACCCGGAAGACGTTGGGGACGGCGCTGGCCGAGCTGGAAGCGGATCGCCTCGTCACGCTCTCGCACGTGCTGGGTCCGCACCTGCCGCGGGTGCGCACCACCGTGGAGCTGTTCATCGCCAGCGACCCGGCGATCACCGGACATGATCCGGTCGAGGACTCGGTCGTGCTCGCGCGGCTGCTGCTGGAGAAGCCGGACCTTGGCGGGAACGCCGCGAAGCTCGAGGAGGCGGCGGGCTGGGAACGTCGCCGCTTCAATCCTGCCTTTGCCCTGCTGATCCCGTGCGTTCACGACGGCCGCGTCCGCAAGTCGCTCCAGGACAACTATCCCACCATGGGCATCCTGCTTGCCGACGAGGATCTGGTCCAGCTGCGCCGCTACGTTCAGCGCAACAGCGGATGATCAAGTTGACCCACAATGGAAGGCCGTTCGACGCCCGCAAGTTTGCCGCGGACATTGAAGCCAAGGCGATCGAGCTCGGGATGCAGGCGCTCGAGGAGAAGGCGAGGGGCGCCGCTGCCTCGATCGTCGATCCCGAGACTGGTAGTCACGCCAATGTGTTCGTCGATCGATTGTCGGGGAACAGGGTTGCGATCCGCACGACCGGGTCGCCCGCCTTCGCGCGTCTTCTCGAAAAGCGTCTGGGTGTCGACCCGGGAGATGTTCAGGTCATGAATGCCGCCGACGGGGCAAAGCACCCGAAAATCTATCTGGCCCACGCCAGCGAGGACAAGGACCGGGTCCGTCCAGTCGCCGAGTATCTCATGGCGAACGGCGTCGACCTCTGGTTCGACGAGTGGGAGATCGAGCCCGGCGACAGCCTGCGGCAGAAGATGGAGGAGGGCCTCGGCGCGATGACCCACTTCGTCGTGGTGTTGACCGAGACGTCGATCACCAAGCCATGGGTGGCCAAGGAGATCGACGTCGGCCTCGTCCAGCAGGTCGGCGGCAAGAGCCGGTTCGTGCCGCTGGTCGTCGACCTCGATCCCGCGAAGCTCTCGCCCTTCCTCCAGGCGATGCTGTTCCTCAAGATCGATCCCGCCAGTGAGGCGGACCTCAAGGGCCTGGTGGACCGGCTGCATGGTGTGAGCCGCAAGCCACCACTCGGGGACGCGCCGCGTTACGTGCAGAAGGCTCCGAGTGGGCTCGAAGGCTGGTCCCCCGCCGCGATCGCGATCGGCAAGCACATTGTGGAGACCAGCGCGAACGCGACGGCCGTCGACCCCATCGTGACCCTCGCCGATCTGCCGGCGGCTCTCGGCATCGCTGCCGATGACCTGCGGATCGGGCTGCTCGACCTCAAGGACGCCGGTTACCTGCGCGAGATGAACATCAGCGGGCACTATGCCCCGCAACCGGCGCTGTTTGTGGACTTCGACGAGGCGTTCATGCCCTTCAGCCCAAGCGAGGACGCGCGCACGCTCGCCAACCGGATGGTGACAGGCGAGGAGCGGGCCGTCGACACCCGGCAGCTCGCCGAAACGCTGGGATGGGAGCCGCGCCGGATGAACAGCGCCATCTGCTATCTCGAGCGGGCCGGTGCCATCAAGGCGCGGCACGCGCCCGCCTCCGCCCCCTGGCGGGCCGTGCAGCTCGTTCGCACCGACGAGACCCTGCGCTTCGCGCGTAGCCATGGCTGAGCCTGGCCTGGTTCGTGCCGAGACGGCGCCGATCAGCGAGGTCGTTGCGCAGGTCGAGGCGCTCGCGCCGGCGCGGCGGCTTGCCGACCCCCAGTTGGTCGCAGCCGCCGCCCGGGCCTGGTCGGTCAACACGATCCGCGCCTTCCTGTCGGACCTGAGAATCTGGGATCAGTGGTGCCGGCGGCGTGGCCTGACGACCGCCCGGGCCGACGCTGATGCGGTCGCTGCCTATCTGCGGGCTCTGTCGGGAGTCGAACAGGATCCGCGCAATCCGCTGAAGCGGCGGGCGCCCGCGACGATCGAGCGCTATCTGGTGAATATAGGCTGGGCCTACCGCATGGCCGGGCTCGAGGACCCAACCGCGGCGCCGCTGGTGCGGCTCGAGCTCAAGGGCTTGCGCAAGCTTCTGGGAACGCGACAGCGGCAGGCGCGGGGTATCCGGTTCAAGGGTGAGGTGAGCGACCTCGACGACCCGGCGACCGGAATCTGTCTCGCCCATCTGCTCAAGGCCTCCCGGCGCGACATGCTGGGCGCGCGCGATCGCGCGCTCCTGCGCGTGGCGTACGACAGCGGCTGCCGCCGCTCCGAGCTGGTCGCGATCCTGTGCGAGGCGATCGAGGGGCCCGACCCCGATGGATCCGGAACCCTGTTCATAGGCACGAGCAAGACCGACCGCGAACGGGCCGGCGCGCTCGCCTATCTGTCACCGGCGACCATGCAGGCGATCGAGGAGTGGCGGCAGGCAGGAGGGATAAAGACCGGGCCGCTTTTCCGGCGGGTCGAGACCTATTTCGACGGAGGGGTTCGGTCGGTGGGGGAGGGGGCTCTTCACCCGAACACGATCACCCTGATCTACCGCCGCCTCATTCGCGCGGCGTTCGACAAGAAGCTGCTCGGCACAATGAGCGAAGCCGAGCTGGAGCGCTGGGTGGCGGCTGTCTCCAGCCACTCGATCAGGGTCGGGGTCGCGCAGGACAATTTCGCCGCTGGCGAGAGCCTGCCCGCGATCATGCAAGCCTATCGCTGGCGCGACCCCAAGACCGTCATGCGCTACGGCGCGCGGCTCGCCGCCAAGAGCGGGGCGTCGGCGCGCCTCGCACGCCGCTTTCAGGAGAGCCGTTGAGCGATGGTCAGGATCACCGTGACGGAACCAGCCAAGCCGGAACGGCGTCGTCGCACGCTCGACCCGATAACCGTCTCCGAGATTGCCGCGGGCAGCCTTCAGGAAGGGCAGGAGCTCGATTTCAAGCGGGAAGTGAACCTCGACAAGCCGGAGGCGAAGATCCCGCTGCTGGACGATGTGGTCGCGTTTTTGAGCCGAGGCCCTGCCCGCATCATCGTCGGCGTCGAGGAGAAGGGCGGCCGC
This window of the Sphingomonas sp. FARSPH genome carries:
- a CDS encoding toll/interleukin-1 receptor domain-containing protein, giving the protein MIKLTHNGRPFDARKFAADIEAKAIELGMQALEEKARGAAASIVDPETGSHANVFVDRLSGNRVAIRTTGSPAFARLLEKRLGVDPGDVQVMNAADGAKHPKIYLAHASEDKDRVRPVAEYLMANGVDLWFDEWEIEPGDSLRQKMEEGLGAMTHFVVVLTETSITKPWVAKEIDVGLVQQVGGKSRFVPLVVDLDPAKLSPFLQAMLFLKIDPASEADLKGLVDRLHGVSRKPPLGDAPRYVQKAPSGLEGWSPAAIAIGKHIVETSANATAVDPIVTLADLPAALGIAADDLRIGLLDLKDAGYLREMNISGHYAPQPALFVDFDEAFMPFSPSEDARTLANRMVTGEERAVDTRQLAETLGWEPRRMNSAICYLERAGAIKARHAPASAPWRAVQLVRTDETLRFARSHG
- a CDS encoding tyrosine-type recombinase/integrase codes for the protein MAEPGLVRAETAPISEVVAQVEALAPARRLADPQLVAAAARAWSVNTIRAFLSDLRIWDQWCRRRGLTTARADADAVAAYLRALSGVEQDPRNPLKRRAPATIERYLVNIGWAYRMAGLEDPTAAPLVRLELKGLRKLLGTRQRQARGIRFKGEVSDLDDPATGICLAHLLKASRRDMLGARDRALLRVAYDSGCRRSELVAILCEAIEGPDPDGSGTLFIGTSKTDRERAGALAYLSPATMQAIEEWRQAGGIKTGPLFRRVETYFDGGVRSVGEGALHPNTITLIYRRLIRAAFDKKLLGTMSEAELERWVAAVSSHSIRVGVAQDNFAAGESLPAIMQAYRWRDPKTVMRYGARLAAKSGASARLARRFQESR